A single region of the Triticum dicoccoides isolate Atlit2015 ecotype Zavitan chromosome 2B, WEW_v2.0, whole genome shotgun sequence genome encodes:
- the LOC119367840 gene encoding uncharacterized protein LOC119367840: protein MNCSLCTTDSGGKLMFINVAPEDHEIVGPMLPGTDFIVTCHTWRTQDMVWEEAFVITSHEIWGFDASLSYNALMFPLVSAAKSNELYFLLPEKGERAIDKVSVIAVDTITKHVKIHQYIEGEEDLGGEDDDMVRRKSRLLHPFVPTEFPKFFWPHQLRCVEDCQDELTKSSNQVSVGCCCVM, encoded by the exons ATGAACTGCTCTTTGTGCACCACCGATTCTGGCGGTAAGCTCATGTTCATTAATGTTGCCCCGGAGGATCATGAGATAGTTGGCCCAATGCTTCCTGGTACGGATTTTATTGTCACTTGCCATACTTGGAGGACACAAGACATGGTGTGGGAAGAGGCGTTCGTCATCACATCTCATGAAATATGGGGTTTCGATGCCTCTCTCTCATACAATGCTCTGATGTTTCCTCTTGTGAGTGCGGCCAAGTCAAATGAGCTATACTTTCTATTGCCCGAGAAAGGGGAGCGTGCAATTGACAAGGTTTCGGTGATTGCTGTTGATACTATTACTAAGCATGTGAAGATTCATCAGTACATTGAAGGAGAGGAAGACCTCGGGGGTGAAGATGATGACATGGTTAGGCGAAAGTCCCGTCTTCTCCATCCCTTTGTTCCCACCGAGTTCCCAAAGTTTTTCTGGCCTCACCAG TTAAGGTGTGTTGAAGACTGCCAAGACGAATTGACAAAATCAAGCAACCAGGTCTCTGTTGGCTGTTGCTGTGTGATGTAG